In one window of Tachypleus tridentatus isolate NWPU-2018 chromosome 2, ASM421037v1, whole genome shotgun sequence DNA:
- the LOC143244692 gene encoding uncharacterized protein LOC143244692 isoform X2 gives MNCCAPLVLFFWCSALALTHGHVSLSSSSKTYDCPETDKIEPCSCSLSSEGLSIYCRYIQSLQNITDLVEVLKNYGPIYEIELLYSELQRIPKLLFKDITFKVLSLSHLNLDPISEEDAPFLENNSEPTEEIYITESLRRGSGNLFFSHFTNLKILEIIWNSLDVVDDWFLDGPKSLIELFLIDNEIESLGQTVFAHLTNLTYLSISENKISKVYRSMFPNNLQVLDISYNEIKELPRDLFTNMHNLEDIYLEGNNITVLDEATWKPVWNQLDSVWLNDNPVVCDSQLRWILDYNFPKSLWGYCAEPPHLRGKHLTFLTPDDLV, from the exons ATGAACTGCTGTGCTCCTCTCGTGTTATTTTTTTGGTGCAGTGCACTAGCACTAACACATGGACATGTAAGTCTTTCCTCTTCATCAAAAACGTATGACTGCCCAGAGACTGATAAAATAGAGCCTTGTTCCTGTTCTCTTTCCTCAGAAGGATTGTCAATCTACTGTCGCTATATTCAGTCTTTGCAAAATATAACAGATTTGgtagaagttttaaaaaattatggcCCAATATATGAAATTGAGTTATTATATTCTGAATTACAAAGAATTCCAAAACTACTGTTCAAAGACATAACTTTTAAGGTCTTATCACTTTCTCATTTGAATCTGGATCCTATATCTGAAGAAGACGCTCCATTCTTAGAAAATAACTCTGAGCCAACAGAAGAAATTTACATAACGGAAAGTCTAAGACGAGGATCGGGAAATTTATTCTTCAGTCACTTTACAAATTTGAAGATACTGGAAATAATCTGGAATTCTCTCGACGTTGTGGATGACTGGTTTTTGGATGGCCCAAAATCTCTCATAGAGCTTTTCTTAATTGACAATGAGATAGAATCTTTAGGTCAAACAGTCTTTGCTCATCTAACCAATCTCACTTATTTAAGTatctcagaaaataaaatttccaaagTTTATCGATCCATGTTTCCAAATAACCTACAAGTTTTGGATATTag TTATAATGAGATTAAGGAGCTACCACGAGATTTATTCACTAATATGCACAATTTAGAAGATATATATTTGGAAGGTAACAACATAACAGTGCTAGACGAAGCTACCTGGAAGCCTGTATGGAATCAGCTGGATTCAGTGTGGCTAAACG ATAATCCTGTTGTTTGTGATAGTCAATTACGGTGGATACTTGACTATAATTTTCCAAAAAGTTTGTGGGGCTACTGTGCAGAACCTCCTCATCTGAGAGGAAAGCATCTGACGTTTCTGACACCAGATGACCTGGTATAA
- the LOC143244692 gene encoding uncharacterized protein LOC143244692 isoform X1, with the protein MIDGRVLLTSCFCSGHRSKLRTVAGSLSSFPIERMNCCAPLVLFFWCSALALTHGHVSLSSSSKTYDCPETDKIEPCSCSLSSEGLSIYCRYIQSLQNITDLVEVLKNYGPIYEIELLYSELQRIPKLLFKDITFKVLSLSHLNLDPISEEDAPFLENNSEPTEEIYITESLRRGSGNLFFSHFTNLKILEIIWNSLDVVDDWFLDGPKSLIELFLIDNEIESLGQTVFAHLTNLTYLSISENKISKVYRSMFPNNLQVLDISYNEIKELPRDLFTNMHNLEDIYLEGNNITVLDEATWKPVWNQLDSVWLNDNPVVCDSQLRWILDYNFPKSLWGYCAEPPHLRGKHLTFLTPDDLV; encoded by the exons ATGATAGATGGaagggtgctgttgactagctgcttttgtTCCGGTCATAGGTCCAAATTAAGGACAGTAGCAGGAAGTCTTAGTAGTTTTCCAATAGAAC gCATGAACTGCTGTGCTCCTCTCGTGTTATTTTTTTGGTGCAGTGCACTAGCACTAACACATGGACATGTAAGTCTTTCCTCTTCATCAAAAACGTATGACTGCCCAGAGACTGATAAAATAGAGCCTTGTTCCTGTTCTCTTTCCTCAGAAGGATTGTCAATCTACTGTCGCTATATTCAGTCTTTGCAAAATATAACAGATTTGgtagaagttttaaaaaattatggcCCAATATATGAAATTGAGTTATTATATTCTGAATTACAAAGAATTCCAAAACTACTGTTCAAAGACATAACTTTTAAGGTCTTATCACTTTCTCATTTGAATCTGGATCCTATATCTGAAGAAGACGCTCCATTCTTAGAAAATAACTCTGAGCCAACAGAAGAAATTTACATAACGGAAAGTCTAAGACGAGGATCGGGAAATTTATTCTTCAGTCACTTTACAAATTTGAAGATACTGGAAATAATCTGGAATTCTCTCGACGTTGTGGATGACTGGTTTTTGGATGGCCCAAAATCTCTCATAGAGCTTTTCTTAATTGACAATGAGATAGAATCTTTAGGTCAAACAGTCTTTGCTCATCTAACCAATCTCACTTATTTAAGTatctcagaaaataaaatttccaaagTTTATCGATCCATGTTTCCAAATAACCTACAAGTTTTGGATATTag TTATAATGAGATTAAGGAGCTACCACGAGATTTATTCACTAATATGCACAATTTAGAAGATATATATTTGGAAGGTAACAACATAACAGTGCTAGACGAAGCTACCTGGAAGCCTGTATGGAATCAGCTGGATTCAGTGTGGCTAAACG ATAATCCTGTTGTTTGTGATAGTCAATTACGGTGGATACTTGACTATAATTTTCCAAAAAGTTTGTGGGGCTACTGTGCAGAACCTCCTCATCTGAGAGGAAAGCATCTGACGTTTCTGACACCAGATGACCTGGTATAA